Proteins encoded within one genomic window of Pygocentrus nattereri isolate fPygNat1 chromosome 7, fPygNat1.pri, whole genome shotgun sequence:
- the LOC119263664 gene encoding guanylyl cyclase-activating protein 2-like: MEYIAALHLVLRGKLEDRLKWSFKVYDRDGNGRLDRWEVKHIIKIIYKIKMRNTDMNMTPCEVCDRIFELVDQDNDGQISLTEFLEGAKKDKWVMDLLKLDVNASGWFIHNWNKGP; encoded by the exons ATGGAATATATAGCAGCGCTACACCTCGTTCTCCGAGGAAAACTAGAAGACAGATTGAAGTGGTCATTCAAAGTTTATGACAGAGATGGAAATGGTCGCTTGGACAGATGGGAGGTGAAACACATCATAAAG ATAATCTACAAAATAAAGATGAGGAATACCGATATGAACATGACCCCCTGTGAAGTCTGTGACAGGATATTTGAGCTGGTTGACCAAGACAATGATG GTCAGATCTCATTAACTGAGTTTTTGGAAGGAGCAAAGAAAGACAAGTGGGTGATGGATCTTCTGAAGCTGGATGTCAATGCCAGTGGCTGGTTCATCCATAACTGGAATAAAGGACCATGA